From one Paenibacillus terrae HPL-003 genomic stretch:
- a CDS encoding polysaccharide pyruvyl transferase family protein yields MPNSHPMAKLKNKLSVILDVVPQGSNIIYVDYPVYNNGGDVLIMKGTEAFFKDNGIRVRARYSAMDIPDQLQIPGDWIIVCHGGGNFGDLYSNHQNLRERIVRDFPSHRIVIMPQTIHFQSEQKANEVAALFNGHPDLHMFVRDTRSYTWAKDKLNQCSITLCPDMAHQLWPLKPTTETVKDVLYFLRTDIETVGGQKQFDDEADAAHRLDWDTLFTPLEVKGIVYFQKFYRLDKKIGGPLPTRIFWYKYTDHLMNKAVTLFSSYREVRTSRLHGHILACLLDMPHVVIDNSYGKNSQYYNTWTQPNPKAKLFSDTPDALEQLS; encoded by the coding sequence ATGCCGAATTCGCATCCCATGGCTAAACTGAAAAATAAGCTGAGCGTCATTCTCGACGTAGTCCCCCAAGGTTCGAACATCATTTATGTTGACTATCCCGTATATAACAACGGTGGGGACGTACTCATCATGAAAGGCACCGAGGCGTTCTTCAAGGATAACGGTATCCGTGTTCGTGCCCGTTACAGTGCTATGGATATTCCCGATCAGCTTCAAATTCCGGGCGACTGGATTATCGTGTGTCACGGAGGCGGCAATTTCGGCGATTTATATTCAAATCACCAAAATTTGCGGGAACGCATCGTGCGTGATTTTCCGAGCCACCGCATTGTAATCATGCCACAGACGATCCACTTTCAGTCTGAACAGAAGGCCAATGAGGTCGCTGCGCTGTTCAATGGTCACCCGGATCTACATATGTTTGTGCGGGACACACGCTCTTATACGTGGGCCAAGGACAAACTGAATCAGTGCAGCATCACGTTATGCCCGGACATGGCGCACCAGCTCTGGCCGTTGAAGCCGACTACGGAAACGGTCAAGGACGTACTGTACTTCCTGCGTACGGATATTGAAACTGTAGGGGGGCAAAAGCAATTCGACGACGAAGCAGATGCCGCCCACCGTCTGGACTGGGACACTTTGTTCACTCCTTTGGAAGTGAAAGGGATCGTTTACTTCCAGAAATTTTACCGTCTAGATAAAAAAATCGGCGGTCCGCTGCCTACGCGTATCTTTTGGTACAAGTACACCGACCACCTCATGAACAAAGCGGTTACGCTGTTCAGCTCTTACCGCGAGGTTCGCACCTCGCGGCTGCACGGTCATATTCTGGCCTGCCTGCTCGATATGCCGCATGTCGTCATTGATAATTCGTACGGCAAAAACTCGCAGTATTATAACACCTGGACACAGCCCAATCCCAAGGCGAAGCTGTTCAGCGATACACCTGATGCGCTGGAGCAGCTTTCTTAA